A window of Salvelinus alpinus chromosome 31, SLU_Salpinus.1, whole genome shotgun sequence contains these coding sequences:
- the LOC139561261 gene encoding leucine rich adaptor protein 1-like, which translates to MDGEHVLRDFKDIETKLGRKVPESLIRSLAGGNNHHDKHEDTKPATPKNQSNSADLKRLESKMLFLRQEMAQLRAIDVKLMQQLMSINDGIESIQWVMDDKEGLASRESSLTGSLYSLLDSQDDTSSRGSFTSLHDGHSDGLDGISVGSYLDTLDELAEDLSEHTSLTDLDLFSDKPVIEDETFSKPTMRLRVDSDEYYCFG; encoded by the exons ATGGACGGGGAACACGTCTTACGCGATTTTAAAGATATTGAGACAAAGTTGGGTCGCAAAGTTCCTGAAAGTCTCATTCGTTCCCTTGCAGGAGGAAATAATCATCACGACAAACATGAGGATACAAAACCGGCGACACCGAAAAACCAGTCGAACTCTGCTGATTTGAAACGACTGGAGAGCAAGATGTTATTTTTGAGACAGGAAATG GCCCAACTCCGTGCCATCGATGTCAAGCTGATGCAGCAGCTAATGTCCATCAACGACGGCATCGAATCCATCCAATGGGTGATGGATGACAAGGAGGGCCTAGCCAGTCGTGAAAGCAGCCTGACAGGCAGCCTGTACAGCCTATTGGACAGCCAGGATGACACCTCTTCACGCGGCAGCTTCACCAGTCTGCACGACGGACACAGCGATGGATTGGACGGGATATCCGTGGGCAGCTATCTGGATACGTTGGATGAGTTAGCCGAAGACCTTTCGGAACACACTTCTCTGACGGACCTTGATCTTTTCTCTGATAAACCTGTTATAGAGGACGAGACTTTCAGCAAGCCAACAATGCGACTCAGAGTGGACTCCGATGAGTACTACTGCTTTGGATAG